In Megalopta genalis isolate 19385.01 chromosome 16, iyMegGena1_principal, whole genome shotgun sequence, the following are encoded in one genomic region:
- the LOC117224632 gene encoding uncharacterized protein LOC117224632 isoform X1 has protein sequence MSMADGMDNPAFASEEDSTTEPKVDGGNQPQQVTLDQDHNKSASDSGPVENGHQRSATGRTSPDPHYKTETKIDLPESNDKTVVEPKMNGVHGNGNNNDASFLNNSVTSVQMNDSGKKEQIEAVNLELVSMRPYAGNNQTKGQEACEVPADPYEEYFVPVNEHRKYISRGPEAEVETTVAGVRFDLGPGVGREGLSLRDPAAGLVDYSHWLTALRGEKLYVTKDKRSRSSYWRRMACWGCGLLVLLVAVVIAILAATGVILTQEASEPLENLQQTNSRQFGDVRTSGSQEYMKDPPPSPPPATSSFPPWQTTDESLYKNVPSALDGLMQLDEFRWNDEFQDHKSRMYRQVSGELEEQLKRMLRPGDNGTIVKVYSINRQGHVKFRISYPPRPMVEETQRTIEESLQKNGNMLGQYHLNRLTVSNLVDECQIENYGCSDNCEYDYSVGVFSCSCDPGKTLDNGGKRCVDKNDLSNVEMDDEVPETSTEVVHYYVQGRSRGPGTLFEPRRPDDWDHSEQSTESGHFKHTEDDNNHGHDHDMHDHSHDLDKPDHVHWMHDHSGHLPTEETTESEKPEPSAEPEPAAEPEPSAEPEPSAEPAAEPEPSAEPEPSAEPEPSAEPAAEPAAEVKPSAEPEPSAEPEPSAEPEPSAEPEPSAEPAAEPAAEPAAEPAAEPKPSAEPEPSAEPEPSAEPEPSAEPAAEPVPSVEPAAEPEPSTEPAVEPEPSAEPEPAAEPEPSAEPKPSAEPEPSAEPEPSAEPAAEPEPSAEPAAEPEPSTEPSAEPEPSAKPELSIEHDTSVKLELSTEPVSLSEPESTTESGASTKPEPTAEPEPSAEPEPSAEPRAESSSTEPELSTKPEPSAEPEPSTNPEPIAEEKPTVQPEPTAEPAAEPEATVDPQLSVEPNPTAEPKPPTEPTPLFEPDSVTEPKPANDESVYPRMTTVPSIETSTNVEFQQDNVGVTPNVEELSKTESSIEAVPNKADPITDAPTTESPTEATTITPEGERSTNMEPESTTLSAIEEVAGKEATTERTISDNAPLSVIPLTTDNEQDKTLSRSFSDDHLGGTTPVIDTTMREVEGEHKMTASPAEEDRGTVNVEAAAENKTLRDEVAEYTTMRTDDEESTEPSTDSSMLTPRSVVPEAESTTVSNLGSETTLLPAENTTYISENTTEMDSTVDNDASKQPKSQNVPEAVEPTTLEPATSPHDMNVIDHIPVTVFPKLPKDFGKNVEPLIEPLKNDTEEHIMIIPKEESPEVQDPHAIIPQLTPEQSNKPANISLYESTTSENKIIESSTEEVKAVSNHSASHPSENVVPAGDSVRFEDSLEHSTSHPLHPVVYPDNLVDHIVTEKSDVVYEKHVDDMSPFLPDVQREKEVKKAPRLDKDEQDVPNPFDGHVEDVVTDKPMAEHGTTERNESDPKDSDATNDVRPEARSNKPIGEEEESNKVNNTGDPEGSTKEPSTLSDVLNVNDTDTETQNGLHAYDVVDKPVNDHVHADLPAEDEEALKVVPLEEFKETTGKAHEGKPEVTESSTISNSKVDYNNPEESITGNVTSTLEKPEENAVEDQYNDINDDREITKDKGTGRLLANNINSVENSEEKSSKLTDAQAKVSANDTEVASIGNVAEKHAEDAKLTTQIPILPMEIQQEMSTTEKIDSTTVTEEAPKKDNETEASAATARANSEEATTTQVPTTHASSMETKTTAQVPILPEELQTTESEPVLTTSTMQPEKANETNVDARTSMNETSDASRTEDSIGNSEERDNKTNDLATSAVEHLGGRKIDIEPQIDVPNVNQTDEENATVETSTSTENNSKANETDNPIEGRANSTENVTSSTANSFSEDIRPVTEILEDDTPVGFVYRTLFTTTPKAVLADLNVGEMSEEDLRVIPLEKSLELKKKSVDKKVVDKYKYKKEKELDLEADGEENAVTDVPDPVVLPMTELPGPERVAASTVYVSKEDAAISKLKITETTSGSNQTSSKDVLEGDSDGAMGALESSTKRYLSFIPVSEEINEPEPVTEPYFYFRRPSLTNFTTAAPLAVGESSGEGRSAIVSAKIAEPDDTKANETGSQTSMIVSDRSAVTSPAPEAGVTRVTKGRGDADLGSPIGHIDVSFLNLPPNLVFSKCTAGQFQCANGTSRDGAYCVKLSAKCDSENDCSDGSDELNCVEQGCPGNFQCASGQCLKRDLVCNKILDCDDGTDEKNCDRWECQPDEFRCPSGRCIPSIWQCDGRPDCEDHRDEYECNESCGNDEFLCPKEKWCIPLTWRCNNFSECADGEDEKLCYCDTDQFKCKSGGCVRKEQVCDGIEHCPDHSDEWGCLIANVATERNLTDGQKDGAIGSNAGQELNDRKSLLKIRQFDGSYRLVCSDGWNEEFSDSYCRALGFSGSEATELSDWDRSQKIMRLILNSRSDMPLVKNLEPVELCISEKVVQLSCQEFSCGTHYGEGPTARLVGGTPASEGQWSSVVLLKESKYGAACTASVLGPMHVLASYSCIHRHKQSNGWQLFTGENQLKAHPVKSIIPYPQVKYNQFLYDNDIALIELAKPLTFSRNVSAVCLPKQPFQPSQICVMVGWGFPVNGEVDLQKYLKFLPLPTRDLEECNATSHYAGFITKDNICAGFTDTDKGPCYNDEGAPLMCFSESSGGSGRWEIQGLLSHHSRCSRGHPAIYSSVEPTLSWLRQSVPALQMQS, from the exons ACTCTGGGAAGAAGGAGCAAATCGAGGCCGTGAACTTGGAGCTGGTCTCGATGAGGCCTTACGCGGGCAACAATCAAACGAAAGGCCAGGAGGCCTGCGAGGTGCCAGCCGATCCCTACGAGGAGTACTTCGTGCCGGTGAACGAGCATCGGAAGTACATCAG CAGGGGTCCCGAGGCCGAGGTTGAAACAACCGTGGCTGGAGTGCGTTTTGATTTGGGCCCCGGCGTCGGCCGCGAGGGACTCAGCCTGAGAGACCCCGCCGCCGGACTGGTCGACTATTCCCACTGGCTGACAGCCCTCAG GGGTGAGAAACTGTATGTCACCAAGGACAAACGATCGAGGAGCTCGTATTGGAGAAGGATGGCTTGCTGGGGCTGCGGGCTGTTGGTTCTTTTGGTGGCTGTCGTCATTGCCATTTTAGCTGCAA CTGGCGTAATTTTGACGCAAGAGGCGTCGGAACCACTGGAGAACCTGCAGCAGACCAATTCTCGCCAGTTCGGCGACGTCCGAACCTCCGGCAGCCAAGAATACATGAAAGACCCGCCGCCTAGTCCGCCGCCAGCTACCTCGAGTTTCCCACCATGGCAAACGACGGACGAGTCCTTGTACAAAAACGTACCGAGCGCTTTGGACGGCTTGATGCAGCTCGACGAGTTCCGCTGGAACGACGAGTTCCAGGACCACAAGTCTCGAATGTACAGACAGGTGTCCGGCGAGCTGGAGGAGCAGCTGAAGAGGATGCTGCGCCCCGGGGACAACGGAACGATAGTGAAAGTGTACAGCATAAACCGGCAGGGACACGTGAAGTTTAGAATAAGTTATCCGCCGCGACCGATGGTCGAGGAGACGCAACGGACCATCGAGGAGTCGCTGCAGAAGAACGGCAACATGCTCGGACAGTATCATCTGAACCGGCTGACGGTCAGCAATCTCGTCGACGAGTGCCAGATCGAGAATTATGGTTGTTCCGACAACTGCGAGTACGActactccgtcggcgtgttctCGTGTTCCTGCGACCCCGGGAAAACATTGGACAACGGTGGAAAGCGTTGCGTGGACAAGAACGATCTGAGCAACGTCGAAATGGACGACGAGGTGCCGGAGACCAGCACCGAAGTGGTTCACTACTACGTTCAAGGGAGAAGCAGGGGACCGGGCACGTTGTTCGAGCCGAGAAGACCCGACGATTGGGATCATTCCGAGCAGAGCACCGAATCTGGTCATTTCAAGCACACCGAAGACGATAACAACCACGGCCATGACCACGACATGCACGATCATTCGCACGATTTGGACAAACCTGACCATGTACACTGGATGCACGATCACTCTGGACACTTGCCGACCGAGGAAACGACGGAATCTGAGAAGCCGGAACCTTCTGCGGAGCCAGAACCAGCTGCCGAACCAGAACCTTCTGCGGAGCCGGAACCGTCGGCCGAACCAGCTGCCGAACCAGAGCCTTCGGCTGAACCAGAGCCTTCTGCGGAGCCGGAACCTTCGGCTGAACCAGCTGCCGAACCAGCTGCTGAAGTAAAACCTTCCGCAGAGCCAGAACCTTCGGCTGAACCAGAGCCTTCGGCTGAACCAGAACCTTCGGCCGAACCAGAACCTTCGGCCGAACCAGCTGCTGAACCAGCTGCTGAACCAGCTGCCGAACCAGCTGCCGAACCAAAACCTTCCGCGGAGCCAGAACCTTCGGCTGAACCAGAGCCTTCAGCTGAACCAGAGCCTTCGGCTGAACCAGCTGCTGAACCAGTGCCTTCGGTTGAACCCGCTGCTGAACCAGAGCCTTCAACCGAGCCAGCTGTTGAACCAGAACCTTCGGCTGAACCAGAACCTGCAGCTGAGCCAGAACCATCGGCTGAACCAAAACCTTCCGCAGAGCCAGAACCTTCGGCTGAACCAGAGCCATCGGCTGAACCAGCTGCTGAACCAGAGCCTTCGGCAGAACCAGCTGCTGAACCAGAACCTTCAACCGAGCCATCTGCTGAACCAGAACCATCGGCAAAGCCGGAACTTTCCATAGAACACGACACTTCGGTAAAACTGGAACTTTCGACCGAACCGGTGTCGCTCTCAGAACCAGAATCTACCACGGAATCGGGAGCTTCGACGAAACCCGAGCCAACAGCTGAACCCGAGCCTTCCGCCGAGCCAGAACCTTCGGCCGAACCTAGAGCCGAGTCCTCGTCCACGGAGCCAGAACTTTCGACGAAGCCGGAGCCTTCCGCCGAACCTGAACCGTCTACAAACCCAGAACCAATTGCGGAAGAGAAGCCAACTGTACAACCTGAACCGACCGCAGAACCAGCTGCTGAACCAGAAGCAACCGTGGATCCACAGCTTTCTGTAGAACCTAATCCTACCGCCGAACCAAAGCCACCGACCGAACCAACGCCTCTCTTCGAGCCTGACTCTGTCACCGAGCCGAAACCTGCGAACGATGAATCTGTCTACCCTAGAATGACTACGGTGCCATCGATAGAGACCTCGACGAACGTAGAATTCCAACAAGACAACGTTGGTGTAACTCCCAATGTCGAAGAGCTCTCAAAAACAGAATCATCTATCGAAGCTGTGCCCAACAAAGCTGATCCGATTACCGACGCACCGACCACCGAATCTCCGACAGAGGCTACGACCATAACTCCCGAAGGTGAACGTTCCACGAATATGGAGCCAGAATCCACAACCTTGTCGGCGATCGAAGAAGTCGCCGGCAAAGAAGCGACTACCGAGCGAACGATAAGCGACAATGCACCCTTGTCGGTGATACCTTTGACGACGGACAACGAGCAGGACAAGACACTGAGCCGTTCGTTCTCCGACGATCATTTAGGAGGGACTACGCCGGTAATCGATACGACAATGAGGGAAGTGGAGGGTGAACATAAAATGACGGCAAGTCCTGCGGAAGAAGATCGCGGAACTGTGAACGTCGAAGCTGCGGCCGAGAATAAAACATTGCGAGACGAGGTCGCTGAGTATACCACGATGAGAACGGACGACGAAGAGAGCACAGAACCTTCGACAGATAGCTCAATGTTGACGCCTAGATCCGTGGTCCCTGAAGCAGAGTCCACTACGGTCTCGAATTTGGGATCCGAGACGACGCTCCTCCCCGCAGAGAATACAACATACATTTCCGAGAATACGACAGAAATGGATTCTACGGTGGACAATGACGCTTCGAAGCAACCGAAGTCGCAGAACGTGCCCGAAGCCGTCGAGCCCACCACCTTGGAGCCCGCAACGAGTCCGCACGACATGAACGTGATCGACCACATTCCTGTAACCGTGTTCCCGAAGCTACCGAAGGACTTCGGTAAGAACGTCGAGCCTCTGATAGAGCCGCTGAAGAACGACACGGAGGAACACATTATGATCATACCGAAAGAGGAATCGCCCGAGGTGCAGGACCCCCACGCGATCATCCCTCAGCTGACCCCCGAACAAAGCAACAAACCAGCGAATATATCGTTGTATGAAAGCACCACGTCGGAGAACAAGATCATCGAATCATCCACGGAAGAGGTTAAAGCAGTTTCGAATCACTCCGCGAGTCACCCAAGCGAGAACGTGGTCCCTGCCGGGGACTCGGTCCGCTTCGAGGACAGCTTGGAGCACTCGACCAGCCACCCGTTGCACCCTGTCGTCTACCCGGACAATTTGGTCGATCACATCGTCACCGAGAAGTCGGACGTGGTCTACGAGAAGCACGTGGACGACATGTCGCCGTTCCTGCCAGACGTTCAGAGGGAGAAGGAAGTGAAGAAGGCGCCCAGACTGGACAAGGACGAGCAGGACGTGCCGAACCCTTTCGATGGCCACGTGGAGGACGTGGTGACGGACAAGCCGATGGCGGAGCACGGCACCACCGAGAGAAACGAGTCGGATCCGAAGGACTCCGACGCGACGAACGACGTGCGCCCCGAAGCGCGAAGCAACAAGCCGATCGGCGAGGAGGAGGAAAGCAACAAGGTGAACAACACGGGGGATCCAGAGGGCTCGACGAAAGAGCCGTCGACCTTATCGGACGTCCTCAACGTCAACGACACGGACACCGAGACGCAGAACGGCTTGCATGCTTACGATGTCGTCGACAAACCCGTCAACGATCACGTTCACGCGGATCTTCCCGCGGAAGATGAAGAAGCTCTGAAGGTGGTGCCGCTGGAGGAGTTCAAGGAAACGACCGGCAAAGCGCACGAGGGCAAGCCTGAGGTGACGGAGTCTTCGACGATCTCGAATTCCAAGGTTGACTATAATAATCCTGAAGAATCTATTACTGGCAATGTGACGAGCACTTTGGAGAAGCCCGAGGAGAACGCCGTCGAGGATCAGTACAACGACATCAACGACGACAGAGAGATCACCAAGGACAAGGGGACCGGGCGTCTGCTCGCGAACAACATCAATTCGGTGGAGAACAGCGAGGAGAAGTCGTCGAAGCTGACCGACGCTCAGGCGAAGGTCTCCGCGAACGACACCGAGGTCGCGTCGATAGGCAATGTCGCGGAGAAACACGCCGAGGACGCGAAATTGACCACGCAGATACCGATACTGCCGATGGAGATTCAGCAGGAGATGTCCACGACCGAGAAGATCGACAGCACGACGGTGACCGAAGAGGCTCCCAAGAAAGACAACGAAACGGAAGCGAGCGCCGCGACGGCTCGCGCTAATTCGGAAGAGGCCACGACGACTCAGGTGCCGACCACCCACGCGAGCTCGATGGAGACGAAGACCACGGCCCAGGTGCCGATCCTGCCGGAGGAATTGCAGACCACGGAGAGCGAGCCGGTGCTGACCACCTCGACGATGCAGCCGGAAAAGGCGAACGAGACGAACGTCGATGCGCGAACATCGATGAACGAAACGAGCGACGCCAGCAGAACCGAGGATTCTATCGGCAATTCGGAGGAACGCGACAATAAAACGAACGACCTTGCGACGAGCGCGGTGGAGCACTTAGGCGGTAGGAAGATCGACATCGAGCCGCAGATAGACGTCCCGAACGTGAACCAGACCGACGAGGAGAACGCGACGGTGGAAACCTCGACGAGCACCGAGAACAACTCGAAGGCGAACGAAACGGACAACCCGATAGAAGGGCGCGCGAACTCGACCGAGAATGTCACTTCGAGTACGGCGAACAGTTTCAGCGAGGACATAAGACCGGTCACGGAGATCCTCGAGGACGACACGCCGGTCGGGTTCGTGTACAGAACGCTGTTCACCACGACGCCGAAAGCTGTGCTGGCCGACCTGAACGTGGGAGAAATGTCGGAGGAAGACCTGAGGGTGATCCCTCTGGAGAAGAGTCTGGAGCTGAAGAAGAAGTCCGTGGACAAGAAGGTGGTCGACAAGTACAAGTACAAGAAGGAGAAGGAGCTGGATCTGGAAGCCGACGGAGAGGAGAACGCGGTGACGGACGTCCCGGATCCTGTGGTGCTGCCTATGACGGAGCTCCCAGGACCCGAAAGGGTTGCCGCGAGTACCGTGTACGTCTCGAAGGAGGACGCCGCGATATCGAAGCTGAAGATCACGGAGACCACGAGCGGCTCGAATCAGACGTCGTCGAAAGACGTCCTCGAAGGGGACTCTGACGGCGCAATGGGTGCGCTGGAGTCCAGCACGAAGAGATACCTCAGCTTCATCCCCGTGTCGGAGGAGATCAACGAACCGGAGCCGGTCACCGAGCCCTACTTCTATTTCCGTCGGCCGAGCCTAACGAACTTTACGACGGCCGCCCCGTTGGCGGTCGGTGAATCATCGGGCGAAGGACGTTCCGCGATTGTCTCGGCGAAAATTGCCGAGCCGGACGACACAAAGGCGAACGAAACCGGCTCGCAGACTTCAATGATCGTTTCGGACCGGTCGGCTGTTACCTCACCGGCGCCGGAAGCGGGCGTAACGCGGGTTACGAAAGGACGCGGCGACGCGGACCTCGGCTCGCCCATCGGGCACATCGACGTCTCCTTCTTGAACCTGCCGCCGAACCTCGTGTTCTCGAAGTGCACCGCGGGTCAATTCCAATGCGCGAACGGAACGTCCAGGGACGGCGCTTATTGCGTCAAGCTGTCCGCGAAATGCGACTCCGAGAACGACTGCTCGGACGGCTCCGACGAGCTCAATTGCGTGGAACAAGGCTGCCCTGGAAATTTCCAGTGCGCGAGCGGTCAATGTCTAAAGCGGGATCTCGTCTGCAACAAGATCCTCGACTGCGACGACGGCACCGACGAGAAAAACTGTGATAGATGGGAATGCCAGCCCGACGAATTCCGGTGTCCGAGCG GGAGATGCATACCGAGCATCTGGCAATGCGACGGCCGGCCCGACTGCGAGGACCATCGGGACGAGTACGAGTGCAACGAAAGCTGTGGAAACGACGAGTTCCTTTGCCCGAAGGAAAAGTGGTGCATACCGTTGACGTGGCGTTGCAACAACTTCAGCGAATGTGCCGACGGCGAGGACGAGAAGCTCTGCTATTGCGACACCGATCAATTCAAATGCAAAAGCGGCGGATGCGTACGAAAGGAACAAGTCTGCGATGGAATAGAACATTGTCCCGATCATTCGGACGAATGGGGATGTTTGATCGCCAATGTGGCAACCGAGAGGAATCTCACGGACGGGCAAAAGGACGGCGCGATCGGGAGCAACGCCGGACAGGAATTGAACGACAGAAAATCTCTGTTGAAGATAAG ACAATTCGACGGTAGCTACCGCCTAGTTTGCTCCGACGGATGGAACGAAGAGTTCAGCGACTCTTATTGCCGAGCCTTAGGGTTCTCCGGTTCCGAGGCGACGGAACTTTCGGACTGGGACAGAAGCCAGAAGATTATGAGACTGATATTGAACTCGCGTTCCGACATGCCGCTAGTCAAGAATTTAGAGCCCGTGGAGTTGTGCATCTCCGAGAAAGTGGTTCAACTCTCCTGCCAAGAGTTTTCTTGCGGCACGCATTACGGGGAAGGGCCGACTGCCAGGTTGGTCGGTGGAACACCGGCCAGCGAGGGGCAATGGTCCAGCGTGGTTTTGCTGAAGGAATCGAAGTACGGTGCTGCATGCACGGCGAGCGTGCTGGGGCCCATGCACGTGCTCGCGAGTTACTCTTGCATACACAG GCACAAACAAAGCAACGGCTGGCAGCTGTTCACTGGTGAAAATCAATTGAAAGCCCATCCGGTGAAGAGCATCATTCCTTATCCCCAGGTGAAATACAATCAGTTCTTGTACGACAACGACATCGCCCTGATCGAACTGGCCAAGCCATTGACCTTCTCCAGGAACGTCAGCGCTGTTTGCCTTCCGAAACAACCATTCCAG CCAAGCCAGATTTGCGTTATGGTAGGATGGGGATTTCCGGTGAACGGCGAGGTAGATCTACAGAAATATCTCAAGTTCCTGCCGTTGCCTACACGTGACTTGGAAGAATGTAACGCGACGAGCCACTATGCAGGATTTATCACGAAGGACAACATTTGTGCTGGGTTTACCGATACGGATAAAGGACCTTGTTAC AACGACGAGGGGGCTCCTTTGATGTGCTTCAGCGAGTCCAGCGGTGGTTCAGGAAGATGGGAAATTCAGGGTCTACTTAGTCACCATAGCAGATGCTCAAGGGGTCATCCAGCAATTTATTCGAGCGTGGAACCCACGCTGTCTTGGCTGCGACAGTCTGTGCCTGCTCTACAAATGCAAAGTTAA